In a single window of the Oscarella lobularis chromosome 4, ooOscLobu1.1, whole genome shotgun sequence genome:
- the LOC136186517 gene encoding uncharacterized protein: MSMCNAAFVLILSLLLMAKASILDVAEEDFPDIHPCDGCFCKPSEICKLNDKGGPVCLRLEDTAEQSPRLYDSMCKNDNDGEEICLCRSKCECEKMRKVCGSDGRTYPSHCAMHRIACESKMPIRMMHLGMCNPEASAAACPTKITHPPNSDVMVYLNANALVQSSMQIPVMDNLLNWSKLKKFDVGLTPASLLRALQVLDALEVISLRRHSLGGLLQDQSDDAISLPHQSPVNRSAAILDAIETIHAFNGLTSPHTFNAEAFNNSIVLSCQTDGANSVVWSHDGVKVKNGLRHQYLSHSNGLLIANVRPIDGGVYTCTAIGNSCNASASSFVHVRALYPGSPLPSYVQLNLNRTDLYGQYPALRIMDVNAVNVTLFNFSSPHLEFVNSSLRNVTFVNVTIDSLVLSNVTAMNFTFINVTIGVVSYSDCHLHNHTTFNSTILTQNQSNPAKATFPNAWVRFFHITDIHMNLAYNESVDTSPTYCQSGITAAVAPYKAPYGRPGCDSPTLLVDNFLDSMTKTDSEPNVNADFILVTGDFSGHGGQLVFKSMTRMALKLKAEFPTKYVFPALGNNDLPEDYYVPTPPRKWFASVLAIWSPLILCKRCSLRSGVKPTTKRQLAKTFLAGGYYKVSLSDKITMLLLNTNYFSAKAKAVTNQFLRDGEHQLKWLAKELAKAEKSGKKVIIAGHIPPGVDPFGFPAFWKKNATEVYVDITANRYPHVIAGQLFAHMHKETYRVLFADMKNPTLEKSSPLLFSSAVSPVYNNNPNYRLMFLDNEKQIFTDFIHWYLDLAIANQYNKTNWNRQYVFSEMFPSKLGQVMNSERFLEIIDGIIDPNQSQTWLKYVWNSPALYLPSSDIFSRFLMHCVMKYWDENAFAACKNRLPFIPG; the protein is encoded by the exons ATGTCAATGTGCAATGCAGCGTTCGTCTTGATCTTGAGCCTTCTGTTGATGGCCAAAGCCTCT ATTCTCGACGTTGCTGAAGAAGATTTTCCCGATATTC ATCCTTGTGACGGCTGCTTTTGCAAGCCAAGCGAGATTTGCAAGTTGAACGACAAAGGAGGTCCAGTTTGCCTTCGGCTCGAAG ATACAGCCGAGCAGAGCCCCCGCCTTTATGACTCTATGTGCaaaaacgacaatgacgGAGAAGAAATATGTCTCTGCCGATCCAAGTGCGAATGCGAGAAGATGAGAAAAGTGTGCGGCTCAGACGGGCGCACGTATCCATCCCACTGCGCAATGCATCGCATTgcctgtgaatcaaagatgcCAATTCGTATGATGCATTTGGGTATGTGCAATCCAGAAGCGTCAGCTGCTGCGTGCCCCACGAAAATAACACACCCACCGAATTCCGACGTGATGGTCTATTTGAATGCAAATGCCCTTGTTCAATCATCGATGCAGATTCCCGTCATGGACAATCTGCTAAACTGGTCGAAActgaagaaattcgacgttgGGTTGACGCCAGCTTCTCTCCTACGCGCTTTGCAAGTCCTCGACGCACTGGAAGTCATCAGCTTGCGTCGACATTCTCTCGGCGGATTGCTTCAAGATCAAAGCGATGATGCTATCAGTTTGCCTCACCAGTCGCCCGTCAATCGATCGGCGGCTATCTTGGACGCCATCGAAACGATTCACGCTTTCAACGGTCTGACATCTCCGCATACTTTCAACGCGGAAGCCTTCAATAACAGCATCGTTTTGTCCTGCCAAACTGACGGCGCGAATTCCGTTGTCTGGAGTCACGACGGCGTTAAAGTAAAAAATGGTCTTCGTCATCAGTACCTGTCTCACAGCAACGGTCTTCTTATCGCAAACGTTCGTCCCATTGACGGTGGAGTCTACACCTGCACAGCCATCGGAAACAGCTGCAACGCATCAGCATCCTCCTTTGTCCACGTTAGAG CTCTTTATCCTGGCTCGCCTTTGCCGTCCTACGTGCAATTGAATCTTAATCGTACTGATCTTTACGGACAGTACCCCGCTCTCCGTATAATGGACGTGAACGCCGTCAACGTGacccttttcaatttttcgtcgccACATCTGGAGTTCGTCAATTCGTCTCTTAGGAACGTGacattcgtcaacgtcaccaTTGATAGTCTCGTCTTGTCCAACGTGACGGCAATGAATTTTACCTTCATCAATGTCACCATAGGTGTCGTATCGTACAGCGACTGTCATTTGCATAATCACACCACTTTCAACTCCACAATTCTTACTCAAAATCAATCCAATCCCGCCAAAGCAACGTTTCCAAATGCGTGGGTGCGTTTCTTTCATATCACCGACATCCACATGAATCTCGCCTACAACGAATCGGTCGACACATCCCCGACCTATTGCCAGTCAGGAATCACCGCTGCTGTCGCTCCTTATAAAGCTCCGTACGGAAGACCGGGCTGTGACAGTCCtactcttctcgtcgacaatttcttAGACTCTATGACTAAAACAGACTCTGAGCCAAACGTCAACGCTGATTTCATTCTGGTGACGGGCGATTTCTCCGGGCACGGAGGACAATTGGTTTTCAAGTCAATGACAAGAATGGCTTTGAAACTCAAGGCCGAATTTCCAACGAAGTACGTTTTTCCTGCTCTTGGAAATAACGATCTTCCGGAAGATTATTACGTGCCGACTCCTCCAAGGAAATGGTTCGCAAGCGTCCTTGCCATATGGAGTCCCTTGATTCTGTGCAAGAGATGCTCCTTGCGATCAGGTGTGAAGCCGACGACAAAACGGCAGCTGGCAAAGACGTTCTTGGCCGGTGGATACTACAAAGTTTCTCTCAGCGACAAAATAACAATGCTCCTTCTCAACACCAACTATTTCTCAGCCAAAGCAAAAGCCGTGACCAATCAATTCCTTCGCGACGGGGAGCATCAATTGAAGTGGCTGGCAAAGGAACTTGCCAAAGCTGAAAAGTCCGGAAAGAAAGTTATCATTGCTGGTCATATCCCGCCAgg GGTCGATCCCTTTGGATTTCCCGCGTTCTGGAAGAAAAATGCTACGGAAGTGTATGTTGACATCACGGCCAATCGATATCCGCACGTCATAGCCG gccAACTTTTTGCTCATATGCACAAGGAGACGTATCGCGTTCTATTCGCCGACATGAAAAATCCCACTttggaaaaatcgtcgccgttgctcTTCTCTTCGGCCGTCAGTCCGGTGTACAATAACAATCCAAACTATCGTCTGATGTTCCTAGACAACGAAAAGCAAATTTTCACCGATTTTATTCACTGGTACCTCGATTTGGCTATAGCAAACC AATATAATAAGACTAATTGGAACAGACAGTACGTATTCTCCGAAATGTTTCCATCAAAATTGGGTCAGGTGATGAACTCCGAGCGATTTCTAGAAATTATCGACGGCATCATTGACCCAAATCAATCGCAAACCTGGCTCAAATACGTGTGGAACAGCCCAGCTCTTTATCTGCCCAGCTCGGATATTTTCTCGCGTTTCCTAATGCACTGCGTCATGAAATACTGGGACGAGAACGCCTTTGCTGCATGCAAGAACAGGCTTCCCTTCATTCCAGGgtag
- the LOC136186516 gene encoding TBC1 domain family member 2B-like — translation MSTQGFFSLSGFLYIVQKTGFRKQKKKWFFFFDESECQLTYYRSETGEKASGSINISDATLSFDPQQPGQFVISSRGKEHWLLADNNETMMHWLKGLQAKRAEWKRRQVDQDVKSIASDEITRKENRRASEHGVLAELTRPDRSPRLLGSTQRTRSLFIHDASSTNETDLGRSAPPDSIGISAPRKSTSDEFSASSSLIVDEDYFLSKGKPEQNRQMSSPSVLLSVGEEEELQLGTSPSASSGLLSLCTEAGERICGRADLLIEQLKTELRETKAELAKMRQKQETLHDDSSDTEKTNDPEQSGKAEKTKAGSQTARFKALQTAHKRENDFLRSELGQLKQQIGKDNSRVEALRKKQDTMKTNMYIMKQNFVELIQKGIRERGGNDEEDIANDKGCQCLLLLLKDAHRESPKYVPVFENCRGFHVDEYGYVHNWQNEVGMQHYLCGVLMQHYKQALQEGDAHQEKWNRFMNEQKDKLRRGQFDHKNLRDLVRGGIPSSYRELVWKSFTLSRLEKLIELKGPGYYSQLCHQQTRHIKQIKLDLLRTLPGNNLFGKKSRGVEKLERILVAYSLHNPSIGYCQGMNMVAAVCLFYLSEEDAFWALVAIIDRFLPSDYYSGNLVTVQADQSVLKDMIEDRDPELSRHLDSMGIDIGMISLNWFMTIYVDSLPPESMFRVWDCFLLEQQKVLFRVALGLLLLHKSKILLFDNPIGLLGFLKSIPKLAYNADVVMKAAFTKPFFSRSQIRKKREHYVKVLTEQLGLNSSLKRTSTISSSTLNKMSLKYRSTQQSSAWECAVMSDRDVAWLCQGAHQNDGRVVVLNVHGEEAEAGLLPYKSDSRITCISVLNSDVMLLCTLSWTLLAFSTETGNLLWSERLKDSPVSLACASSSVAYVGLVDGELSFFEEISEKGSGPAKFISIQEGLPVLSLLIVNDQLWCGSGSCVIVLDTQTFEELSSFKTDYNPKKAVHRMMVGKHGVWTGARGSSEIKLWHMESFELLYSFDVSSVLYQGLDDAPKSGSLSRNISQSGSTNPCRVTSLLVTEKNVWIGTGGGHLIIVDIIDKIGGCCSLKVQSLQKLSDDGVRCIVQSRLPTDPVILTCPHRGLTNLWRPEEDEKNAKKTVWKSIKVECIETVESLGIFKTKSATEEHTNSDEQSTETTQQQTV, via the exons ATGTCTACTCAA GGGTTCTTCTCGCTTTCGGGGTTTCTTTACATCGTTCAGAAAACAG GCTTtcgaaaacagaaaaagaaatg gttcttcttctttgacgaaagcgaatgTCAATTGACCTACTACAGGTCGGAAACaggagaaaaagcgtcggG ATCAATTAATATATCGGATGCAACACTGTCATTTGATCCTCAACAACCCGGCCAGTTCGTCATAAG TTCTCGTGGCAAGGAGCATTGGCTTTTAGCTGACAATAACGAGACAATGATGCATTGGCTCAAAGGACTTCag GCGAAGAGAGCCGAGTGGAAGCGTCGTCAAGTCGACCAGGACGTCAAATCAATTGCTTCAGATGAGATCACAAGAAAA GAAAATAGGAGAGCAAGCGAGCACGGCGTCTTAGCTGAACTGACACGAC CCGATCGAAGTCCTCGACTTCTGGGAAGTACTCAACGCACTCGCTCTTTATTCATTCACGatgcctcgtcgacgaacgagacgGATCTCGGACGCTCAGCACCACCGGATTCCATTGGGATATCCGCACCTAGAAAATCCACCAGCGATGAGTTTTCGGCGAGCAGCAGCCTCATCGTCGATGAGGACTATTTTCTGTCAAAGGGAAAACCAGAGCAGAATAGGCAGATGTCGTCGCCTTCGGTGTTGCTTTCTGTTggagaggaagaggagcttCAATTGGGAACTAGTCCCAGCGCCAGCAGCGGATTGCTGAGTCTTTGTACGGAGGCTGGAGAGAGAATTTGCGGTAGAGCTGACCTGCTCATTGAACAG CTGAAAACGGAGCTCAG GGAAACGAAAGCTGAACTGGCGAAGATGCGGCAAAAACAGGAAACGTTGCACGACGACAGTTCTGATACAGAAAAG ACTAATGACCCTGAGCAGTCTGGCAAGGCAGAGAA AACTAAGGCGGGATCGCAAACGGCGCGATTTAAAGCCTTGCAG ACTGCACACAAGCGGGAGAACGATTTTTTGCGCAGTGAATTAGGGCAGCTGAAGCAGCAAATAGGAAAGGACAACTCCAGAGTCGAAGCACTCAGAAA GAAACAGGATACAATGAAGACAAATATGTACATAATGAAGCAAAACTTTGTAGAGCTAATCCAAAAAGGAATCAGAGAAAGAGGCGGAA acgacgaggaagataTTGCCAACGACAAG ggATGCCAatgtcttcttttgctgttAAAAGACGCTCATCGCGAGTCTCCAAAATACGTTCCAGTATTTGAAAA CTGTCGTGgatttcacgtcgacgagtacGGATACGTGCACAACTGGCAAAACGAAGTTGGCATGCAGCATTACCTGTGCGGCGTTCTCATGCAGCACTACAAGCAAGCCCTACAG GAAGGTGACGCACACCAGGAGAAATGGAACAGGTTCATGAATGAACAAAAGGACAAGCTCCGTCGCGGTCAATTTGACCAC AAGAACTTGCGAGATCTGGTGCGAGGAGGAATACCTTCGTCGTATAGAGAGCTTGTATGGAAAAG TTTCACCTTATCTCGTCTTGAGAAATTAATCGAGCTAAAG gGACCTGGATACTATTCTCAGCTGTGTCATCAGCAG ACACGCCACATCAAGCAGATAAAGCTCGACTTATTGCGAACACTGCCCGGAAATAATCTCTTTGGCAAGAAGAGTCGCGGG GTGGAAAAATTAGAACGCATTCTAGTTGCATACAGCCTTCACAATCCCTCAATTGGCTATTGCCAG GGAATGAATATGGTAGCAGCCGTCTGTCTTTTTTATCTTAGCGAAGAAGATGCTTTCTG GGCTTTAGTTGCTATTATTGACAGATTTCTCCCTTCGGACTATTATTCGGGCAACCTTGTTACGGTTCAAGCCGACCaa AGCGTTTTAAAAGATATGATTGAAGACAGAGATCCCGAGCTTTCGAGGCATCTAGATAGCATGGGGATCGATATTGGAATGATATCTCTCAACTGGTTCATGACAATCtacgtcgattcgttgccaCCGGAG TCGATGTTTCGCGTTTGGGACTGTTTTCTTCTAGAGCAACAAAAG GTTCTCTTCCGAGTTGCTCTCGGTTTGTTGCTTCTCCATAAGAGCAAAATCCTTCTGTTCGATAATCCTATTGGACTTCTGGGCTTTCTCAAAAGTATACCCAAGCTCGCTTACAATGCTGACGTTGTTATGAAG GCTGCCTTTACAAAACCCTTCTTTTCGAGAAGCCaaatcagaaaaaagagagaacaTTATGTCAAAGTATTGACCGAGCAATTGGGATTGAATTCGTCGCTGAAGCGTACTTCCActatctcgtcgtcgaca TTAAATAAAATGTCCCTCAAGTACCGGTCCACTCAGCAGTCGTCCGCATGGGAATGTGCAGTTATGTCAGATCGAG ACGTTGCTTGGCTGTGCCAAGGCGCTCATCAAAACGACGGACGAGTGGTCGTTCTTAACGTTCACGGCGAAGAAGCCGAGGCCGGTCTTCTTCCATACAAg TCGGATTCGCGCATAACTTGCATTTCTGTACTGAATTCCGACGTGATGCTGCTGTGCACTTTGTCGTGGACGTTACTTGCCTTTAGCACCGAAACGGG GAATTTGCTTTGGTCGGAAAGGTTGAAGGATAGTCCTGTCAGTTTGGCGTGCGCGTCGTCTTCAGTGGCGTACGTTGGTCTAGTAGACGGAGaactttccttttttgag GAAATTTCTGAAAAAGGCAGTGGACCGgcaaaatttatttctattcAAGAAGGCCTTCCCGTGCTGTCTTTGCTTATAGTAAACGATCAGTTGTGGTGTGGCTCTGGTAGTTGCGTTATTGTGCTGGATACACA AACGTTTGAAGAGCTGAGCTCGTTTAAAACCGATTACAATCCGAAGAAAGCCGTCCATCGTATGATGGTGGGTAAGCACGGAGTCTGGACTGGAGCTCGAGG ATCTTCGGAAATTAAGCTGTGGCACATGGAGAGTTTTGAGCTGCTCTACTCATTTGATGTGAGCAGCGTTTTATATCAAGGTCTCGACGATGCACCCAAG TCCGGATCCTTGTCTCGCAACATCAGTCAGTCGGGATCAACGAATCCCTgtcgagtgacgtcattgcttGTTACGGAGAAGAACGTGTGGATTGGAACTGGCGGTGGTCATTTGATTATCGTGGATATCATTGACAAAATCGGAG GTTGCTGTTCCCTCAAAGTGCAGTCACTCCAGAAGCTGTCGGATGACGGGGTCCGGTGCATTGTTCAGAGCAG GTTGCCGACGGATCCTGTCATTCTTACTTGTCCACATCGAGGACTCACCAATTTGTGGCGAccggaagaagacgagaag aacgcgaagaaaacggtGTGGAAGTCTATCAAAGTAGAATGCATCGAGACCGTCGAATCTCTGGGCATTTTCAAAACAAAATCAGCGACAGAAGAGCACACAAACAGCGACGAGCAATCGACAGAGACAACTCAGCAGCAAacagtttga
- the LOC136186519 gene encoding sphingomyelinase phosphodiesterase D-like, whose amino-acid sequence MGGSSSSRTNGRECCCFLVAVFFLLLAFVLAIVLGVTWTRKLPCSAESDEKVNFPKDWIRFYHLADVHYDPLYDPNVAAWPTYCRKYGNWAAAPYPSFHGRIGCDSPASLVQSAFQAMKSKDEMIDFIVVTGDYSGHSLFNDTVLNAIAFASDQLRKTFPKTYVFPCLGNNDVPADYYIPTPPTNWYEDVLTLWKKFILCSSCSWRSGVTPTTESSLNQTFLIGGYYRVSLSSKMTLLVLNTVYYSTSVLNEHRTSLFNKTANDQLTWLAEQLKITETEGKKAIIAGHIPPGINPFSLTDSWISDATQKYVDITARQYPQVIAGQLFAHDHQDDFKLFFVDQSSPSVQQSAMMLLTAAISPVYSNYPSFRKMFMDDKRQTITDYRQWYLDLTVADEYNETHWLEEYTFSQSYPSELGQVINSQRIFNLNQQLLNKTSDEVWHNYIWHRTAEYLPEAVSYSRFRLYCAIQTWNQSALSACKKAHPFLSG is encoded by the exons ATGGgcggaagcagcagcagcagaacaAATGGACGAGAATGCTGTTGCTTCTTAGTGGCGGTCTTCTTTCTACTGTTGGCCTTTGTGCTTGCAATCGTTCTGGGTGTGACGTGGACGAGAAAACTCCCCTGCTCAGCCGAGTCTGATgaaaaagtcaattttcCGAAAGATTGGATTCGCTTCTATCACCTCGCCGACGTTCACTACGATCCCCTCTACGACCCCAACGTAGCAGCGTGGCCGACCTATTGCCGTAAGTATGGTAATTGGGCAGCGGCGCCTTACCCATCTTTCCACGGACGAATCGGTTGCGACTCGCCGGCGTCTCTCGTACAGAGCGCTTTTCAAGCGATGAAATCCAAAGATGAAATGATCGATTTCATTGTCGTGACAGGCGATTATTCCGGTCACTCGCTCTTCAACGATACCGTGCTCAATGCCATAGCGTTCGCCTCCGATCAGCTGCGAAAAACGTTTCCCAAAACGTACGTGTTCCCTTGTCTCGGCAACAACGACGTTCCGGCGGATTATTACAtaccgacgccgccgacgaattgGTACGAAGACGTCTTGACTTTGTGGAAGAAATTCATCTTGTGCTCGTCCTGTTCGTGGCGATCCGGCGTCACGCCAACGACGGAGAGTTCTCTCAATCAAACGTTTTTGATCGGCGGCTATTATCGAGTCTCTCTCTCGTCTAAAATGACGCTGCTCGTTCTCAATACCGTCTACTACTCGACCAGTGTCCTAAACGAACATCGAACGTCGTTATTTAACAAAACAGCTAACGATCAGTTGACGTGGTTGGCAGAGCAGCTCAAGATCACTGAAACGGAAGGGAAGAAGGCAATAATAGCCGGACACATTCCTCCAGG AATCAATCCATTCAGCTTGACCGATTCTTGGATCAGCGATGCCACTCAGAAGTACGTTGACATCACAGCCCGTCAATATCCTCAAGTCATTGCCG GTCAGTTGTTCGCTCACGATCATCAGGACGACTTCAaactcttcttcgtcgatcaaAGTTCTCCATCCGTGCAGCAATCGGCTATGATGCTCTTGACTGCAGCCATCAGTCCTGTCTACAGCAATTATCCTTCTTTTCGTAAGATGTTCATGGATGACAAAAGGCAAACAATAACTGATTATCGTCAGTGGTATCTCGACCTGACTGTAGCTGATG AATACAATGAAACTCATTGGTTGGAAGAATACACGTTCTCTCAATCTTATCCATCTGAATTGGGGCAAGTGATCAATTCGCAGCGAATTTTCAACCTCAATCAGCAGCTTTTGAACAAAACCAGCGACGAAGTGTGGCATAATTATATATGGCATCGTACGGCAGAGTACTTGCCAGAAGCTGTCTCCTATTCGCGATTCCGACTGTACTGCGCCATTCAGACCTGGAATCAAAGCGCTCTCAGCGCCTGTAAAAAGGCGCATCCATTTCTTTCCGGCTAA